AATTctgtgatttttttattattcttttgcTTCGTTCCGTCGTTTGACTTGTCGAACGAGACAACTCTTAACTCTCCTTCTTGCCCATTTCATGCAATGTTATTTCTTCCTTGTTTCTTGATTTAATTCACGAGATTTGATCTTGCCTGGCGTGCTTTTAAGAACTTTCGTAGATTATTTGAGATGTGCAGGttgattatatatacatatatgtgtgtgcaCATATGTCAATAATCTCGATAATTCTAAAGTATCTTTCTCGTGTTTTCATTTTTTCATGTCCACCCATTCTGACTAAATCCTTTGGTTGCTACCCCAAAGTCAGCTTGTTTATTTTGGATGTAAATCTATGAAAGGATTGACCTTTCTTTCAAGTTAAAGTTACGGTGATACAAAATTCAAAGACTTATGCAGGTGTGAAAAGTGGAGCCATGCAATTAAGTTTGTGACCGAGTTTTGGTTATGTGAGATATCAAATCAAGGAACCCATATATTGGGTTTAGATTGAAAGATTTTATTTGGGAGATGGATTTGGAGGAACATATTTGAAATGACTCCATTAGTTCAGGACGTGAAATACATTggattgattaaaaaattagtttagattgaatatgatttgagTAGATTAGTTGTGAGAATCCAAGTCCATGAAATCCTTCGATCAAAAAGCAGCCATAATATGTTTTGGAGAAAAATACTAACACTTACAGGGAATATTAAACatgaaatttgattattttttcacTATAAATGGGATCATCTACACTACGCCATTCCACAGCTGCCCCACAAAACAATATCACTGCTATTGCCTTCCTGTTAGCGGCAGCTAAGCAGACACTTGCATGGTCCATGGTACCTCTACGTGCGTATTTCTAAATAGTTCTTTATGAAATCTGGTTGATTGTTGTTTTTATGCTGGGAAAGTGCACTGTCTGTTTGCTGCGTTTTTTTAGCGCTTGGTCTTGTAAGAGTTAACGAAGGTGTATACTTTTGCAAATAGTTTGGTTGGTTACTTGACTGAActtgttaaaagaaaaggagTGTCGATTGTCTCTTTTCACCTTTGATGTGACATGTTTAACTTCCACAAAATTGTTGATCTTGGTAGTATATTTACGATTGATCTTCATTGTATGAGCATTAGAATTACAGGGTATTGAACCTGCTGGTTGGTGATTGTATTGACCTATAATTTTTCTCAAGCAACTGATTGGTTAAAATCTAGTTTTTGTTTGGCACTGACTGTTGCTGCAGTTCTGATGCTTACAGTGTCATGTGCACTTACATATATAATTCTGCTCCTAAGAACTGGAATCGAATAATAATAACCGTTATAATGAACGTTGTGCGTAAACACGCCGCTGCTGCACGTACTGAGTTGTGTTTTGACAGATCCAACATATAACTAAGCACAGGTTAGGCCCCCCCTCTCTTTTATATGTTTACTCGATGTCTGCACTAAAGCTAAAGTTTTGTTTTACTCTATTCTTCTTCTGCATGATGTGATGTGATGTGATTCTGCatttttgcatattttcattGCTCCAAATTGCTTATCTTTATAGCATAAGACATCCCTTTTCACTCCACCACCATTGGATCTACTTTATTGGTCATTTCCCCAAAGCAGAATGTGCACCGAGGATTTCTCGTGGATTTCTTCTGCTCCCCGGTTTCGAAAAGTTTAAATTCTCCTCCTATATCGTGTCCATTGCATGAATTTCTTGCCTATTTCTTAAGATTATGAATTCGATTAAAAATGGGAGAAATAGAAAAAGGGCCCTATATAAACACTTTTAAGAAACCAAATCTTGAACACTTGTGCATCATAGAATATAAATATCTACATTCAACCTTAGTCGCACGTCTCTTATTTTCTGGGAAAAACAGAGGTTACATTCTTACGTATGATTGAGGTaagaatttttgtataaaaGGTGTCGTCAAATCTTGGCAATCTTTTAAACAAAGGTACATCAAGTAACAGTACTAATTCGTTTAACTTCCAATCATTTGTTAAATGACGCAAGAATGACTACAAAATATAAGATTCCAACATTAGTTTATTAATGAACATCCTTGACTTTTCTTCCAACTTGCATTTctcaaccaatttttttttacaactcTTTTCATGTCTTTTTTCCCTTCATTTCCCTCCAATTCACTATAAAGTTTACGCACTTTTTCTCTCTTCAGCATCCAcgtcttaacataaaaaacaattaaCTTTGTAAGACATAatgcaatttgaaggtaaaccCTTTATCTTTGATGCATCAATCTTGCAACACCAATCACACATACCACCACAATTCGTATGGCCCAATCACGAAAAACCGTGTTCTGAGCCCCCTCCTATACTTGATGTGCCGCCCATAGATTTGGGAGGATTTCTGTCCGGTGATCCGGAGGCTGTATCTAACGCTGCTAGACTAGTCGATCAAGCCTGTCGAAAGCATGGATTCTTTCTTGTCATAAACCATGGCATTGAATTGAAGCTCATTGAAGAAGCTCATAAAGGCATAGATTTCTTTTTTAGAAAACCTCTAGAGGAGAAACAAAAAGCTTTAAGAAAACCAGGGGACCATTGCGGCTATGCTAGTAGCTTCACCAACAGATTCTCGTCAAAACTTCCATGGAAAGAGACGCTATCTTTTCGTTATAGTGCAGATTCTCATCTCTCCCACATCACTCAAAGCTATTTCTTGGAGTTAATGGGCGAAGATTACGTGACATTTGGGTACTCATCCAATCCCCCCAAAAAAGCCTATAtacttgtgtgtgtgtgtgtgtgtaaaaactTCCGTAGTTTGTTGTGTGTGTAAATATACATTGATGCATGTTTGATTAATGTTTCTCAGGAGGGTGAGCCAGAAGTATTGTGATGCCATGAGTAATCTTTCTCTAAATGTTATGGAGCTTCTTGGAATGAGCCTTGGAGTTGGACCAAGTTATTTTCGAGAATTCTTTGAAGGAAATGATTCGATAATGAGGATGAACTATTATCCTCCTTGTCAACAACCTGATCTTGCGCTCGGGACAGGGCCCCATTGCGATCCTACTTCTCTCACAATTCTTCATCAGGATGAAGTTGGTGGACTCGAAGTGTTTGTCGATGAAAAATGGCATTCCATACCTCCAAATCCCCAAGCTTTTGTCGTCAACATCGGAGACACGTTCATGGTAAGTTAAAAAATGCATTATATGTTTTTAAGTGCTGGTTGAAATCATTGTCATGGACTCCATGTTGCTAATATACGAGTGTGGAAAGTTTTTATATCTTCGATTtcgatcaaatatttttctaaataatttgATGCATCATCTAAAAATGAGGTGTACGTacgttttatgtttttgtttaaacTAACGAATGAAATCTTGCAGGCTCTATCAAATGGGATCTACAAGAGCTGCTTGCACAGAGCTGTAGTAAACAGTAGACACCCAAGAAAATCTCTCGCATTCTTCCTCTGCCCAAGAATGAACAAAATCGTGAGCCCTCCAGAACAACTGGTGGATGAAGAAAACCCAAGAAACTATCCAGATTTCACGTGGCAGCTTCTACTCGAATTTACGCAGAAACATTACCGGGCTGACATGAAAACTCTCCAAGCTTTTGTGACATGGTTAGGTGTTAATTAATGGAACAAGGGTATGGTTAGTCGGCTTTAGTTTAGAGGTAAAAGGAGGATcgattgtagaaaattaaacaaTGCAAGCCATGCAATAAGCAAATTTGTGCACAGTCGTCTGTATTTTGAGATTTTCAACAATTTTGTTCATCaataataacttttttttaaaataaatccatGAATTAAAGAAAATCCAGCAAGTTAGAGATTTCGACAATACTTTTCTTCGTTAAAGATTTGACAGTGAACCCTCACTAGCTTTTACACAAAAAGACGTCAAGCTGAcataataatatacatatatacatacaaaacGTTACATACAAGAAGTTTAATCTTCTTGTTGAAGTAATCTCTTAATAAAATcgggaattttaaaaaatgggcATCTAATTAATGACACATTGATGCTAATTTTCGGCCTAACTATTCTAGATTAATAAGAATAAGTCTCAACCAGTTGCATAATGGGATGTTTTAGGATGAACTAATTGAAAAAGGAATATCATTTTTGTtctataatttataatatcgaACATATCTAgttttaacaaaaattataattgatgaTAACGATATAATTCAatcatttttgaaattattacaCCCagcacattttttaaattacataattatttGAAGACGGAGCTAAGTGACAAAGAACTTAAAAGAATAACTCGATGGCAACAGTCCACTAATCCATAGCTTGATAGAGTTTAACTAAtcgtaattaaataattatatatttaatgttgGATTTTGTGAAGATTCCATTGTGATATGCGAACAAGATGCCAATCAAATCAAGctgtatcaaaattttcaagttcCAATCCAATTGTAATAAAACAAGAAACTGCTTTGTCACATTATCGAGTAATAATTGAGATTAATACGGGGTCCgattgtttttttataattaattaagtttaaatctcaatatttcatattttttattttaaaaaatatattctattTACTCGTAGATTTACCCATTATACATGTGGATCATATTTTATATGGAAACTCGTGATCATTTTTCACGTAGTGCCTAAGTATATAGACAAATacgattaaaataaaataaagttcaaaattttgcatttaattttttttaaatgtaaatttgactcaatttttttttcttgtaataTTCCTAAATTAGAATACGACAGAATTAAATCTTTTTAATCGATTTAATATTGCACAAGGGTCAATGTGATGCGGCTAAATGTGTTTATTTTGTTGTCATCATACGATGAAACAAATTTGAGCTGTTGGAAAAGGCATAATAATTCCAAATTGTGAAAACATGGACAGATAATATAGTGAACAATTCATTGGGAGTAGTGAggataataatgttaataaattgttaaaataatactttcattaaaattttaaatttaattttaactgAAATATTAATTGTTCTTAAATTAGAATGTTTTGtaaataataacatttttataaattttcgagaaaaaaaaaatctaaatgttAAAAGAGTAAATTTGACTGCATCTATACCTTATAGGTAGCAAAAAATGGTTCaaactgaaaaaataaaaataaaaataaaaaaataaattatttccttAGTATAATTGACAAAGTGCTATCTCGAGTTGAAAATGTGAAAACTTGAAATTGtttcacttttttttattaattagtgatttcatttcatatttttaaaatctgtaatgtcattttaaattactaactaataaaaagtaattttattttattttgtggtgACATGAAGCATTGTACAGCCGTCGGGCTGGGCTGCTAATGGATACTTTATCGGGCCTAGTTTTAGTAAATTTGGGCTTAATTTTTTTCaggatttttatattttgggcTTTGGGCCAATACTAAAATTATTGATCTACTTTCATTTTCTTTCTTAATTAACTAGGTTTAAACTTTCATTCATTGCtgcataaaattattattgaaacttaaatcataaattggTGGAGTTCTTAAAATATGGAATCGTCACATAAAAATAGAGACGTAAAAAAAGAGGGCTAGGAATGCCGGTGGGTTGCATGTCAATCCACTCAATCCCTCAAATTACACATAAAATTGACTAGGTCCTTCCGTCACCTTAATAAGGTGAATTGGATTGATAATTTTCAGCATGAAACTGTGTGTCGGGGTCAGCCAGTTTTGACATATCTATTCAACAATTCAAAGATACCAACTTATTACATAGATAAGCGTATCCCTCGattaataaacataaacattgcACCAAATTAGTTGGAATGTATTACACCAGTATTTTTATGacaatatgaatatttttcttttaattaattatacttTGTTTAGAACCAAACccttaaatatttcaaatccaACAAATGCAAGCCCCTCCCTCTTGTTTTATTTAGTTCAAACAGCCATTTGTTTCAAGAAAGATACAGGTTACTAGCCATATTTAAACTTTCAACGATTTATTAGTTATTACTATTAGTACATGTCCAAAGGTTGC
This genomic interval from Primulina huaijiensis isolate GDHJ02 chromosome 14, ASM1229523v2, whole genome shotgun sequence contains the following:
- the LOC140956726 gene encoding gibberellin 20 oxidase 1-D-like, coding for MQFEGKPFIFDASILQHQSHIPPQFVWPNHEKPCSEPPPILDVPPIDLGGFLSGDPEAVSNAARLVDQACRKHGFFLVINHGIELKLIEEAHKGIDFFFRKPLEEKQKALRKPGDHCGYASSFTNRFSSKLPWKETLSFRYSADSHLSHITQSYFLELMGEDYVTFGRVSQKYCDAMSNLSLNVMELLGMSLGVGPSYFREFFEGNDSIMRMNYYPPCQQPDLALGTGPHCDPTSLTILHQDEVGGLEVFVDEKWHSIPPNPQAFVVNIGDTFMALSNGIYKSCLHRAVVNSRHPRKSLAFFLCPRMNKIVSPPEQLVDEENPRNYPDFTWQLLLEFTQKHYRADMKTLQAFVTWLGVN